A portion of the Gemmatimonadota bacterium genome contains these proteins:
- the moaA gene encoding GTP 3',8-cyclase MoaA, whose translation MSYQLTDSFGRTINNLRVSVTDQCNFRCIYCMPEEGMIFQPREEILTFEEITRFVGIVTGLGISKLRLTGGEPTVRKDLPVLVRMLAEIPGVRDMAMTTNGFLLKKMSRDLREAGLPRINVSLDTLDQEKFKQMTRRDVLHKVLNGLEEATRHFQLPIKINVVAMKGYTEDELLDFAKLARTGPYQVRFIEFMPLDADRSWTRDQVLDGAEIIERISEQWPLDAVKRPDQREPADLFRFRDGQGEIGLIASVSEPFCGSCNRIRITADGKLRTCLFSINETDIKALLRGGAPDAEIAETVIEAVRNKEPGHHINEPDFVQPERTMSSIGG comes from the coding sequence ATGAGCTACCAGCTGACGGACAGTTTCGGTCGAACGATCAACAACCTTCGGGTATCCGTAACGGACCAGTGCAATTTCCGCTGTATCTACTGCATGCCTGAAGAGGGGATGATCTTTCAACCGAGGGAAGAGATCCTGACCTTCGAGGAAATCACGCGTTTCGTCGGGATCGTCACCGGACTGGGCATCTCCAAGCTGCGGTTGACGGGCGGAGAGCCGACCGTCCGGAAGGACCTTCCGGTGCTGGTGCGTATGCTCGCGGAGATTCCAGGCGTCCGGGACATGGCCATGACGACGAACGGCTTCCTGCTTAAGAAGATGTCCCGAGACCTGCGTGAGGCGGGACTGCCCCGGATCAACGTCAGCCTGGATACGCTGGATCAGGAAAAGTTCAAGCAGATGACCCGTCGCGACGTCCTGCACAAGGTGCTCAACGGGCTGGAAGAAGCGACCCGGCATTTCCAGCTTCCCATCAAGATCAACGTGGTCGCCATGAAGGGATATACCGAGGACGAACTTCTCGATTTCGCGAAACTGGCGCGTACGGGACCGTACCAGGTGCGCTTCATCGAGTTCATGCCGCTGGACGCGGACCGTTCCTGGACCCGCGACCAGGTGCTGGACGGTGCCGAGATCATCGAACGGATCAGTGAGCAATGGCCCCTGGACGCCGTGAAGCGGCCCGACCAGCGGGAACCGGCCGACCTATTCCGGTTCCGGGACGGCCAGGGCGAGATAGGCCTCATCGCGTCGGTCAGCGAACCCTTCTGCGGCAGTTGCAACCGGATCCGCATCACGGCGGACGGAAAGCTCAGGACCTGCCTGTTCTCGATCAACGAAACCGATATCAAAGCCCTGCTGCGGGGCGGAGCGCCTGATGCGGAAATCGCCGAGACGGTTATCGAGGCCGTACGGAACAAAGAACCGGGGCATCACATCAACGAACCCGATTTCGTCCAGCCGGAACGGACCATGTCCTCCATCGGCGGATAG